In a single window of the Mesoplodon densirostris isolate mMesDen1 chromosome 18, mMesDen1 primary haplotype, whole genome shotgun sequence genome:
- the CACNG5 gene encoding voltage-dependent calcium channel gamma-5 subunit, protein MGACRRKALTLLSSVFAVCGLGLLGIAVSTDHWLYLEEGVVLPQNQSTETKMSLHSGLWRVCFLAGEERGRCFTIEYVMPVSTQLTSESTVNVLKMIRSATPFPLVSLFFMFIGFILSNIGHVRLHRTILAFVSGIFFILSGLSLVVGLVLYISSINDEMLNRTKDAEAYFTYKYGWSFAFAAISFLLTESAGVMAVYLFMKRCTAEDVYGPHPGFYRPRLSNCSDHSGQFLHPDAWARGRSPSDISSDVSLQMNSSYPALLKCPDYRQMSSSPC, encoded by the exons ATGGGTGCCTGCAGGAGAAAGGCCCTGACCCTGCTGAGCAGCGTCTTTGCCGTGTGCGGCCTGGGCCTGCTGGGCATCGCGGTCAGCACGGACCACTGGCTGTACCTGGAGGAGGGCGTGGTCCTGCCCCAGAACCAGAGCACTGAGACCAAGATGTCCCTGCACTCAGGCCTGTGGAGGGTCTGCTTCCTCGCAG GTGAGGAGCGGGGACGCTGCTTTACCATAGAGTATGTGATGCCTGTGAGCACCCAGCTCACCTCCGAGTCCACGGTCAATGTGCTAA AAATGATTCGCTCGGCCACACCGTTCCCCCTGGTCAGCCTCTTCTTCATGTTCATCGGCTTCATCCTAAGCAACATTGGACATGTCCGTCTCCACAGGACAATCCTGGCCTTTGTCTCcggcatcttctttatcctctcTG GCCTCTCGCTGGTGGTGGGCCTGGTGCTGTACATCTCCAGCATCAACGATGAAATGCTCAACAGGACCAAGGATGCGGAGGCCTACTTCACCTACAAGTACGGATGGTCATTTGCCTTCGCGGCCATCTCCTTCCTCTTGACGGAG AGTGCGGGGGTGATGGCCGTGTACCTGTTCATGAAGAGGTGCACCGCCGAGGACGTGTACGGGCCTCACCCCGGCTTCTACCGCCCGCGTCTGAGCAACTGCTCCGATCACTCGGGCCAGTTCCTGCACCCGGACGCCTGGGCGCGAGGCCGCAGCCCGTCCGACATCTCCAGCGACGTCTCCCTGCAGATGAACAGCAGCTACCCAGCCCTGCTCAAGTGCCCCGACTACCGCCAGATGTCTTCCTCCCCCTGCTGA